One Stenotrophomonas maltophilia DNA window includes the following coding sequences:
- a CDS encoding AI-2E family transporter, translating into MSESLLSPSPADPEQPDAPLPPASRPRGPMSLVVLATLAVGYTLWAAQDIILPVLLAMFFALVGNPILRLLQKLWIPRALGALLILGAGLGVTGSLAVQLIGPAMEWAQEAPQQLRKVARQVQDLTKPVQQANQAAENFARVAGGDSNRKVQVIRTQLDDPYRMLTRAPRLAASVLAVVLLTLFFMIYGQNLQRAAIALFPNRQQQRFTSDILRSIEREVSRYVLTISVINTLVGLVFAGVLMLFGIGLQEALLWGTVAALLNFAPYVGPLIGVALMLLMGFVEFRDPLQALLPAAAYLALHTLEGQMVTPIVLGRRMKLSPLVLILALMVFGWAWGMIGLLLAVPLLVCIKLVLARLDGMQGWARLLE; encoded by the coding sequence ATGAGCGAGTCCCTCCTGTCCCCGTCACCGGCCGACCCCGAACAGCCCGACGCACCGCTGCCGCCTGCATCGCGCCCACGCGGGCCGATGTCGCTGGTGGTGCTGGCAACCCTGGCGGTGGGCTACACGCTGTGGGCCGCGCAGGACATCATCCTGCCGGTGCTGCTGGCGATGTTCTTCGCGCTGGTCGGCAACCCCATCCTGCGCCTGCTGCAGAAGCTGTGGATTCCACGCGCGCTGGGCGCCCTGCTGATCCTCGGCGCCGGCCTGGGCGTGACCGGTTCGCTGGCGGTGCAGCTGATCGGCCCGGCGATGGAGTGGGCACAGGAAGCCCCGCAGCAGCTGCGCAAGGTCGCGCGCCAGGTGCAGGACCTGACCAAGCCGGTGCAGCAGGCCAACCAGGCCGCAGAGAATTTCGCGCGTGTGGCCGGCGGTGACAGCAACCGCAAGGTGCAGGTGATCCGCACCCAGCTCGACGACCCGTACCGCATGCTGACCCGTGCGCCGCGGCTGGCCGCCTCGGTGCTGGCGGTGGTGCTGCTGACCCTGTTCTTCATGATCTACGGGCAGAACCTGCAGCGCGCGGCAATCGCCCTGTTCCCGAACCGCCAGCAACAACGCTTCACCAGCGACATCCTGCGTTCGATCGAGCGAGAGGTCTCGCGCTACGTGCTGACCATCAGCGTGATCAATACCCTGGTCGGGCTGGTGTTCGCCGGCGTGCTGATGCTGTTTGGCATCGGGCTGCAGGAAGCCCTGCTCTGGGGCACGGTGGCGGCGCTGCTGAATTTCGCCCCCTACGTGGGCCCGCTGATCGGCGTGGCACTGATGCTGCTGATGGGCTTCGTCGAATTCCGCGACCCGCTGCAGGCGCTGCTGCCGGCGGCCGCCTACCTGGCCCTGCATACCCTGGAGGGACAGATGGTGACCCCGATCGTGCTGGGCCGGCGCATGAAGCTGTCACCGCTGGTACTGATCCTGGCGCTGATGGTGTTCGGCTGGGCCTGGGGCATGATCGGGCTGCTGCTGGCGGTGCCGCTGCTGGTCTGCATCAAGCTGGTGCTGGCACGCCTGGACGGCATGCAGGGCTGGGCACGGCTGCTGGAATAA
- a CDS encoding sensor histidine kinase: MIGSVRPRLDPPVSSSWLASLLRPAPDSAVADLLRRGKSPWSGAIHLLWSVWIFLTPVLGNGFTVSWLLLTVASYPLFLLLYAKVMLAPRHHAWRYALGMILMALVLLPWYPSGLSYFVFGCVMIRMSSRGGWWVYLLQLTGLNLLFCGAALYFGYPWQAMVWMPAVSFIVGLVVNVEALSQQRDVALQLSQDEVRRLATTAERERIGRDLHDLLGHTLSLITLKLELARKLYDRDDARARQEIGEAEAIAREALAQVRSAVTGIRASDLAGELASARLLLECQQVHLQYTTPPPMPVDVERGLALVLREAATNIVRHAQATRVQVDFMLEDRQLAMQIRDDGRGGVQAEGNGLCGMRERAAALGGQLTLQSPRGEGTLLTVRVPLGAATMPLSPASLAQGGPA; this comes from the coding sequence ATGATCGGCAGCGTTCGTCCCCGCCTGGATCCTCCCGTGTCGTCGAGCTGGCTTGCGTCCCTGCTGCGCCCCGCACCGGACTCGGCGGTGGCCGACCTGCTGAGGCGTGGCAAGTCGCCCTGGAGTGGTGCGATCCACCTGCTGTGGTCGGTCTGGATCTTCCTTACCCCGGTGCTCGGCAATGGCTTCACGGTGAGCTGGCTGCTGCTGACCGTGGCCAGCTATCCGCTGTTCCTGCTGCTCTATGCGAAGGTGATGCTGGCGCCACGGCACCACGCATGGCGCTATGCGCTAGGCATGATCCTGATGGCCCTGGTGCTGCTGCCGTGGTATCCGTCGGGACTGAGCTACTTCGTGTTCGGTTGCGTGATGATCCGCATGAGCAGCCGTGGCGGCTGGTGGGTGTACCTGTTGCAGCTCACCGGCCTGAACCTGTTGTTCTGCGGTGCTGCGCTCTACTTCGGCTATCCGTGGCAAGCCATGGTGTGGATGCCGGCAGTGTCGTTCATTGTCGGGCTGGTGGTGAACGTGGAGGCCTTGAGCCAGCAGCGCGACGTTGCCCTGCAGCTGTCGCAGGACGAAGTACGGCGGCTGGCGACAACTGCCGAGCGCGAACGCATCGGCCGCGACCTGCACGACCTGCTGGGCCATACGCTGTCGCTGATCACGCTGAAGCTGGAACTGGCGCGCAAGCTGTACGACCGCGATGACGCGCGTGCACGGCAGGAGATCGGTGAGGCCGAGGCCATCGCCCGCGAAGCGCTGGCACAGGTGCGCAGCGCGGTGACCGGCATCCGTGCCAGTGACCTGGCCGGCGAACTGGCGTCTGCCCGTCTGCTGCTGGAATGCCAGCAGGTGCACCTGCAGTACACGACGCCACCGCCGATGCCGGTGGACGTGGAACGTGGACTGGCGCTGGTACTGCGCGAGGCGGCCACCAACATCGTGCGCCATGCGCAGGCGACCCGGGTGCAGGTGGATTTCATGCTGGAGGACCGACAGTTGGCGATGCAGATACGCGATGACGGCCGCGGTGGCGTGCAGGCCGAGGGCAATGGACTGTGCGGTATGCGCGAACGTGCGGCGGCGCTGGGTGGCCAGCTGACGCTGCAGTCGCCCCGTGGCGAAGGCACGCTGCTGACAGTGCGCGTGCCCTTGGGGGCCGCCACCATGCCGCTTTCCCCGGCATCGCTGGCACAGGGAGGGCCGGCATGA
- a CDS encoding phage holin family protein, whose product MSEDNAQAPDPAATPPLDESIRQVGAAGRAAADSAKHTLRSLRRLASADFALARSAFGRALAWAGVAIVFGASAWLLMAATLIALLQSWGLSWLQALLITSLLSLAVTGYAIWRVSYFFHHTGMHATRRQLSRLGLFDEPSEDDPDAGVQLPEGKP is encoded by the coding sequence GTGAGCGAAGACAACGCGCAAGCCCCTGATCCGGCGGCCACCCCGCCGCTGGATGAGAGCATCCGCCAGGTCGGCGCGGCCGGTCGTGCCGCTGCCGATTCGGCCAAGCACACGCTGCGTTCGCTGCGCCGGTTGGCCTCGGCCGACTTCGCGCTGGCACGCAGCGCGTTCGGCCGTGCGCTGGCCTGGGCTGGCGTAGCGATCGTGTTCGGAGCGTCGGCCTGGTTGCTGATGGCCGCCACCCTCATCGCCCTGCTGCAGAGCTGGGGCCTGAGCTGGCTGCAGGCGCTGCTGATCACTTCGCTGCTGAGCCTGGCCGTCACCGGTTATGCGATCTGGCGGGTGTCCTACTTCTTCCACCACACCGGCATGCACGCTACCCGGCGCCAGCTGTCTCGCCTGGGCCTGTTCGACGAGCCCAGCGAAGACGACCCTGATGCCGGCGTGCAGCTCCCCGAGGGCAAGCCATGA
- a CDS encoding ABC transporter permease → MNTMTRTGTTPAPASAWRQVLRPYRAELVAELRRAWRTPAFAVPSLLFPVLFYLLFGVLLGRGHAPLYLLATYCVFGAMAPALFGFGVQLALDREGGLLTLKRALPMPAAAPLLARLAMAVMFALLVASLLIGVAHVFGGVQLHALQVLQLMAVAGLAALPLGAIGLLIGSHVSASAAPAMVNLVYLPLALLSGLWLPLSALPALFSTMAPLWPTWHLAQLALPVVGLPSAGNIGGHLLVLLAVTVVALLLARRRLRRIG, encoded by the coding sequence ATGAACACGATGACCCGTACCGGCACCACGCCCGCGCCGGCATCTGCCTGGCGACAGGTACTGCGCCCGTACCGCGCCGAGCTGGTGGCCGAACTGCGCCGTGCCTGGCGCACGCCGGCGTTCGCGGTGCCCTCGCTGCTGTTCCCGGTGCTGTTCTATCTGCTGTTCGGCGTGCTGCTGGGGCGTGGTCATGCGCCGCTGTACCTGCTGGCCACCTACTGCGTGTTCGGTGCGATGGCCCCGGCCCTGTTCGGCTTCGGCGTGCAGCTGGCGCTGGACCGCGAAGGCGGCCTGCTGACCCTCAAGCGCGCACTGCCGATGCCTGCTGCGGCGCCGCTGCTAGCGCGGCTGGCGATGGCCGTGATGTTCGCGCTGCTGGTAGCTTCGCTGTTGATCGGTGTGGCACACGTGTTCGGTGGCGTACAGCTGCATGCGCTGCAGGTGCTGCAGCTGATGGCGGTGGCGGGACTGGCCGCACTGCCGCTGGGGGCGATCGGCCTGCTGATCGGCAGCCATGTCAGTGCCAGCGCGGCACCGGCGATGGTCAACCTGGTCTACCTGCCGTTGGCCCTGCTGTCCGGCCTGTGGTTGCCGCTGTCGGCGCTGCCTGCGCTGTTCTCGACGATGGCACCGCTGTGGCCGACCTGGCACCTGGCGCAGCTGGCGCTGCCGGTGGTCGGGCTGCCGTCGGCGGGCAACATCGGGGGTCATCTGCTGGTGCTGCTGGCGGTCACGGTGGTGGCGCTGCTGCTGGCGCGCCGCCGCCTGCGCCGGATCGGCTGA
- a CDS encoding HAD family hydrolase — MNFPVQAITLDLDDTLWPFAPIGARIDLVLHEWMHEHSPATAAMYPVAAMRELRERLYHAHPHLHHDLSALRRLTLHEALHTSGASLELLEPAYEVFFAARNQVECYPDAIDALARIAARVPVAALSNGNADLERIGLAHHFAFQLGAREHGAAKPEASIFHAACTRLGVAPAQVLHVGDHAEMDVAGAIAAGLRGCWINREAATWTHPQLQPDLQFDTLTGLADWLDANLDAAAPRSI; from the coding sequence GTGAATTTTCCCGTCCAAGCCATCACCCTCGACCTTGACGACACGCTGTGGCCGTTCGCTCCGATCGGCGCCCGCATCGACCTGGTCCTGCACGAGTGGATGCACGAACACAGCCCCGCTACCGCCGCGATGTATCCAGTGGCGGCGATGCGCGAACTGCGCGAGCGCCTGTACCACGCCCATCCGCACCTCCATCACGACCTGAGCGCACTGCGCCGGCTGACCCTGCACGAAGCGCTGCACACCAGTGGTGCCAGCCTGGAGCTGCTGGAGCCGGCGTATGAAGTGTTCTTCGCCGCGCGCAACCAGGTCGAGTGCTACCCCGATGCGATCGATGCGCTGGCGCGGATTGCCGCGCGGGTGCCGGTGGCAGCGCTGAGCAACGGCAATGCCGATCTGGAGCGGATCGGCCTGGCCCATCATTTCGCCTTCCAGCTGGGCGCGCGCGAACACGGCGCGGCCAAGCCGGAGGCGAGCATCTTCCACGCCGCCTGCACCCGACTGGGTGTTGCGCCGGCGCAGGTCCTGCACGTTGGCGACCACGCCGAAATGGATGTGGCCGGAGCGATCGCCGCCGGCCTGCGCGGCTGCTGGATCAACCGCGAAGCAGCCACCTGGACCCATCCGCAACTGCAGCCGGACCTGCAGTTCGACACCCTCACCGGCCTGGCCGACTGGTTGGATGCCAACCTCGACGCTGCCGCACCCCGGAGTATCTGA
- a CDS encoding efflux RND transporter periplasmic adaptor subunit — MNASAELLKELRIDRKSPPPASGGGSNGGGRRWLWIAIIVVVLLIAAAVAFLFGRAPAIEVETAPAVAIQQGSASSSVLDASGYVVARRMATVSAKITGKVREVMIEEGMRVEQGQIMATLDPIDADAQRSLYASQLQAARSQVAGLEAQQKQATAEASRLQALVGQQLVSRSQYDQAVAQRDSLRAQLDTAQRNVKVAHDQLAIADLGVDNNIVRAPFSGVVTAKAAQPGEIVSPLSAGGGFTRTGIGTIVDMDSLEIEVEVGEAFIGRVQPKMPVEATLNAYPEWKIPGEVIAIIPTADRGKATVKVRVALKVKDPRIVPEMGVRVSFLEQAQPQAATKPQGVRVPGGAVVQREGASVAFVLGDESRVQQRSVEAGQAMGKDRQILKGVSAGESVVVNPPDTLRDGAKVQQKQAQ; from the coding sequence ATGAACGCTTCTGCCGAGCTGTTGAAGGAACTCCGTATCGACCGCAAATCGCCGCCGCCCGCCTCCGGTGGTGGCAGCAATGGCGGTGGCCGCCGTTGGTTGTGGATCGCGATCATCGTGGTCGTGCTGCTGATCGCCGCCGCCGTCGCCTTCCTGTTCGGCCGCGCACCGGCTATAGAGGTGGAAACCGCGCCCGCGGTGGCCATCCAGCAGGGCAGCGCCAGCAGTTCGGTGCTCGACGCCAGCGGCTATGTAGTCGCGCGACGCATGGCCACGGTCTCGGCCAAGATCACCGGCAAGGTGCGCGAGGTGATGATCGAGGAAGGCATGCGCGTGGAGCAGGGCCAGATCATGGCCACGCTGGACCCGATCGATGCCGACGCGCAGCGCAGCCTGTATGCCTCGCAGCTGCAGGCCGCACGCAGCCAGGTGGCCGGGCTGGAGGCACAGCAGAAGCAGGCCACCGCCGAAGCCAGCCGCCTGCAGGCACTGGTCGGCCAACAGTTGGTGTCGCGCTCGCAGTACGACCAGGCCGTGGCCCAGCGCGACAGCCTGCGTGCCCAGCTGGACACCGCGCAGCGCAACGTCAAGGTTGCCCACGACCAGCTGGCGATCGCCGACCTCGGCGTGGACAACAACATCGTGCGCGCGCCGTTCTCCGGCGTGGTCACCGCCAAGGCCGCGCAACCGGGTGAGATCGTCTCGCCGCTGTCGGCGGGCGGCGGCTTCACCCGTACCGGCATTGGCACCATCGTCGACATGGACTCGCTGGAGATCGAAGTCGAGGTCGGCGAGGCCTTCATCGGCCGCGTGCAGCCGAAGATGCCGGTGGAAGCCACGCTCAACGCCTATCCGGAGTGGAAGATTCCGGGGGAGGTGATCGCCATCATCCCCACCGCCGACCGCGGCAAGGCCACGGTGAAGGTACGCGTGGCGCTGAAGGTGAAGGACCCGCGCATCGTGCCGGAGATGGGCGTGCGGGTCAGCTTCCTGGAACAGGCACAGCCGCAGGCGGCCACCAAGCCGCAGGGCGTGCGCGTGCCGGGTGGCGCCGTGGTCCAGCGCGAGGGTGCCTCGGTGGCCTTCGTGCTGGGTGACGAGAGCCGCGTGCAGCAGCGCTCGGTCGAGGCCGGCCAGGCGATGGGCAAGGACCGCCAGATCCTCAAGGGCGTGAGCGCGGGTGAATCGGTGGTGGTGAACCCGCCGGACACGCTGCGCGATGGCGCCAAGGTGCAACAGAAACAAGCGCAGTAA
- a CDS encoding cytochrome b, translating into MNTGNGHFNLLARVLHWSMALMIIAMLFVGVTMVASLHLRPMLIDLHRPLGIAIGVLVLLRLYNRLRHRPPPLPSDLPAWQVLAAKASHWMLYALMLAMPLIGWAMLSAGGYPIVLWGGLHLPPIVPHTPALYAALRNAHSLLAYVLFATVLMHVGAALFHLWVRRDGVFQAMARGKD; encoded by the coding sequence ATGAACACCGGCAACGGCCACTTCAACCTGCTGGCGCGGGTGCTGCACTGGTCCATGGCGCTGATGATCATCGCCATGCTGTTCGTCGGCGTGACCATGGTCGCCTCGTTGCACCTGCGGCCGATGCTGATCGACCTGCACCGCCCACTGGGTATCGCCATCGGCGTACTGGTGCTGCTGCGCCTGTACAACCGCCTGCGCCACCGCCCGCCGCCGCTGCCTTCCGACCTGCCCGCCTGGCAGGTGCTGGCAGCAAAGGCCTCGCACTGGATGTTGTACGCGCTGATGCTGGCGATGCCGCTGATCGGCTGGGCGATGCTGTCGGCTGGCGGCTACCCGATCGTGCTGTGGGGCGGCCTGCATCTGCCGCCGATCGTGCCACACACCCCGGCGCTGTACGCCGCGTTGCGCAATGCGCACAGCCTGCTGGCGTATGTGTTGTTCGCCACGGTACTGATGCATGTGGGTGCGGCGCTGTTCCACCTGTGGGTGCGGCGGGATGGCGTGTTCCAGGCGATGGCGCGCGGGAAGGATTGA
- a CDS encoding leucyl aminopeptidase family protein, translating to MSEITGFTADTAAALPLYVLDREQFAAWKAGQPAATQAWLASQGFTAGAFTTALLPGADGLAGAVIGVGDRADAYSYSHAPHALPEGSVWQLASELPAAELALLQLGWGLGSYRFDRYRKRHRAPARLVAEPTGEVADLIAASLRVRDWVNTPTEDMGPQQLEDAARALADAHGAQVEAITGDELLKQNFPAIHAVGRASHRAPRLVVLRWGKDTDPALVLVGKGVCFDTGGLDIKPADGMRNMKKDMGGAAHALALAGLVMARGLPVRLTLLVPAVENAIGPDAFRPGEVIATRKGLSVEIDNTDAEGRVILCDALTFASEQKPDLVLDFATLTGAARIALGPDLPALFSNDDSVAQQWLQAGDATRDPVWRMPLWRPYLRYLSSGIADLANAGSRMAGSVTAALYLERFLEDGQRWAHLDVYAWNDGERPGRPAGGEALALRSAWAMLKQRYS from the coding sequence ATGAGCGAGATCACTGGTTTCACTGCCGACACCGCCGCAGCACTCCCGCTGTATGTGCTGGACCGCGAGCAGTTCGCGGCCTGGAAGGCCGGCCAGCCGGCCGCCACCCAGGCATGGCTGGCGTCGCAGGGCTTCACCGCCGGTGCCTTCACCACAGCGTTGCTGCCCGGCGCTGATGGCCTGGCCGGAGCGGTGATCGGTGTCGGTGATCGTGCCGATGCCTACAGCTATTCGCATGCCCCGCATGCCCTGCCGGAAGGCAGCGTGTGGCAGCTGGCCAGCGAACTGCCGGCCGCCGAACTGGCGCTGCTGCAGCTGGGCTGGGGCCTGGGCAGCTACCGCTTCGACCGCTATCGCAAGCGCCACCGTGCGCCGGCGCGCCTGGTGGCCGAGCCGACCGGCGAAGTGGCCGACCTGATCGCCGCCAGCCTGCGCGTGCGTGACTGGGTCAACACCCCGACCGAAGACATGGGTCCGCAGCAGCTGGAAGACGCCGCGCGCGCGCTGGCCGATGCGCACGGCGCGCAGGTCGAGGCGATCACCGGCGATGAGCTGCTGAAGCAGAACTTCCCGGCCATCCACGCCGTCGGTCGTGCCTCGCACCGCGCACCGCGCCTGGTCGTGCTGCGCTGGGGCAAGGACACCGATCCGGCACTGGTGCTGGTCGGCAAGGGCGTGTGCTTCGATACCGGCGGCCTGGACATCAAGCCGGCCGACGGCATGCGCAACATGAAGAAGGACATGGGCGGTGCGGCACACGCGCTGGCCCTGGCCGGCCTGGTGATGGCGCGCGGCCTGCCGGTGCGGCTGACCCTGCTGGTGCCGGCAGTGGAAAACGCGATCGGACCGGATGCCTTCCGCCCGGGCGAAGTGATCGCCACCCGCAAGGGCCTGAGCGTGGAGATCGACAACACTGACGCCGAAGGCCGCGTGATCCTGTGCGATGCACTGACCTTCGCCAGCGAGCAGAAACCGGACCTGGTGCTGGACTTCGCCACGCTCACCGGCGCCGCGCGCATTGCGCTGGGCCCGGACCTGCCGGCGCTCTTCAGCAACGACGACAGCGTGGCCCAGCAGTGGCTGCAGGCCGGCGACGCGACACGCGACCCGGTCTGGCGCATGCCGCTGTGGCGCCCCTACCTGCGTTACCTGAGCAGCGGCATCGCCGACCTGGCCAACGCCGGTTCGCGCATGGCCGGCTCGGTGACCGCCGCGCTGTACCTGGAGCGTTTCCTGGAAGACGGCCAGCGCTGGGCGCACCTGGACGTGTACGCCTGGAACGACGGCGAACGCCCGGGCCGTCCGGCCGGCGGTGAAGCACTGGCGCTGCGTTCGGCGTGGGCGATGCTGAAGCAGCGCTACAGCTGA
- a CDS encoding response regulator transcription factor encodes MIRILLAEDQAMVRGALSALLSLEPDIEVLGSAADGETAWRMLQQLQPDILVTDIEMPGLSGLELAQRIARQELPIKVVIVTTFARAGFLRRALEAGVLGYLLKDAPAENLADALRKVKQGIRAIDPQLALDAWSQADPLTDRERRVLRLAGEGRTASEIAEQLGLSHGTVRNYLSECIGKLGVANRIEAYRLARQKGWL; translated from the coding sequence ATGATCCGCATCCTGCTGGCTGAAGACCAGGCGATGGTACGCGGCGCACTGTCGGCGCTGCTGAGCCTGGAGCCGGATATCGAGGTGCTGGGCAGCGCCGCCGATGGCGAAACCGCGTGGCGGATGCTGCAGCAGCTGCAACCGGACATCCTGGTCACCGACATCGAGATGCCTGGCCTGTCCGGTCTGGAACTGGCGCAGCGCATCGCCCGCCAGGAACTGCCGATCAAGGTGGTGATCGTGACCACCTTCGCCCGTGCCGGCTTCCTGCGCCGCGCGTTGGAAGCGGGCGTGCTGGGCTACCTGCTGAAGGACGCACCGGCCGAGAACCTGGCCGATGCACTGCGCAAGGTGAAGCAGGGCATCCGCGCGATCGACCCGCAGTTGGCGCTGGACGCCTGGTCGCAGGCTGACCCGCTCACCGACCGCGAACGCCGCGTGCTGCGGCTGGCGGGCGAGGGCCGCACCGCCAGCGAGATCGCCGAGCAGCTCGGGTTGTCGCACGGTACGGTGCGCAATTACCTGTCCGAGTGCATCGGCAAGCTGGGCGTGGCCAATCGCATCGAGGCGTACCGGCTGGCGCGGCAGAAGGGGTGGTTGTAG
- a CDS encoding protein sip-5, with protein sequence MKFGALQRRVKRCEQVVTVRLGETQDHWTTLSDVWRKGWSPLRIVVVGLAGGFIAGKLEVPGKVNGARWLQMVGSVSNLFASAQAAFATAMAAQAAATADDAAEEADDASEQAQAAASAADARPAPRPEPEPELREPRPAEAATELSER encoded by the coding sequence ATGAAGTTCGGCGCGCTGCAACGGCGGGTAAAACGCTGCGAACAGGTGGTGACCGTGCGCCTGGGCGAAACCCAGGACCACTGGACCACGCTCAGCGACGTCTGGCGAAAGGGCTGGTCGCCGCTGCGCATCGTGGTGGTCGGCCTTGCCGGCGGCTTCATTGCCGGCAAGCTGGAAGTGCCAGGCAAGGTCAACGGTGCCCGCTGGCTGCAGATGGTGGGTTCGGTTTCGAACCTGTTCGCCAGCGCGCAGGCGGCGTTCGCCACGGCGATGGCAGCGCAGGCCGCAGCCACCGCCGACGACGCGGCCGAAGAAGCCGACGATGCCAGCGAACAGGCACAGGCGGCGGCCTCCGCTGCCGACGCACGGCCCGCACCGCGACCGGAACCCGAACCGGAACTGCGCGAACCGCGCCCGGCCGAAGCGGCCACCGAGCTGTCCGAACGTTGA
- a CDS encoding catalase family peroxidase encodes MSLFRYTRAGQTPGAPRRHSPLPWIALIALILGAVALAFAWLAGWIGDRLTAQRFTDTIEATGPAHPGFRRAHSKGICVSGWFEPSAQAPTLSSARVFSQSRVPVMGRLSIGGGDPYGADNTARVRSLAVQMVSDDGQEWRMAMNSFPFFAVPNAEAFYAQTRASIPDPATGKPDPQKMAAVLAKYPSAQAFQQWAKTAPWTSSWADTTFNSVNSFWFTNAQGQKRAVRWRWQPQAPVVEMDAETRKQASVDFLSQELQQRLASGPVRWNLVVTTAEPGDAIDDPSVPWPESRDQVVAGVLSLDRMQSQEQGACGQINFDPLILPSGVRGSDDPILAARSAVYSQSFNRRERERASGNVEQPKEAAR; translated from the coding sequence ATGTCGCTCTTCCGCTACACCCGCGCTGGCCAGACGCCGGGCGCACCGCGCAGGCATTCGCCGCTGCCCTGGATCGCACTGATCGCACTCATTCTGGGTGCGGTGGCGCTGGCCTTCGCCTGGCTGGCCGGCTGGATCGGCGACCGCCTGACCGCGCAGCGCTTCACCGACACCATCGAAGCCACCGGCCCGGCCCATCCGGGCTTCCGACGCGCGCACAGCAAGGGCATCTGCGTAAGCGGTTGGTTCGAACCCAGTGCGCAGGCCCCTACCCTGTCCAGCGCCCGCGTGTTCTCGCAGTCGCGCGTACCGGTGATGGGCCGCCTGTCGATCGGCGGCGGTGACCCCTACGGCGCCGACAACACCGCACGCGTGCGCAGCCTCGCGGTGCAGATGGTCAGCGATGACGGCCAGGAATGGCGGATGGCGATGAACAGCTTCCCGTTCTTCGCCGTACCCAACGCCGAGGCGTTCTACGCGCAGACACGCGCCTCCATTCCGGACCCCGCCACCGGCAAGCCCGACCCGCAGAAGATGGCTGCAGTGCTGGCGAAGTACCCCAGTGCACAGGCGTTCCAGCAGTGGGCCAAGACGGCACCGTGGACCAGCAGCTGGGCCGACACCACCTTCAACAGCGTCAACAGCTTCTGGTTCACCAACGCGCAGGGCCAGAAGCGCGCGGTGCGCTGGCGCTGGCAGCCGCAGGCACCGGTGGTGGAGATGGATGCGGAAACGCGCAAGCAGGCCAGCGTCGATTTCCTCAGCCAGGAACTGCAGCAGCGCCTGGCCAGCGGCCCGGTGCGCTGGAACCTGGTCGTGACCACCGCCGAGCCTGGCGATGCCATCGATGATCCGTCGGTACCGTGGCCCGAATCGCGTGATCAGGTGGTGGCCGGCGTACTCAGCCTGGACCGCATGCAGTCGCAGGAACAAGGCGCGTGCGGCCAGATCAACTTCGATCCGCTGATCCTGCCCAGTGGCGTGCGTGGCAGTGACGATCCGATCCTGGCGGCCCGCTCCGCCGTGTATTCGCAGTCCTTCAACCGCCGCGAACGCGAGCGCGCCAGCGGCAACGTCGAGCAACCGAAGGAGGCCGCACGATGA
- a CDS encoding ABC transporter ATP-binding protein, giving the protein MDPIAPSLARLQQVQVRYSDHTALHGIDLQVRAGQVLALLGRNGAGKSTAISVLLGLRRADAGQVELLGGDPQQRSSRLGLGVMLQSTSLPPMLQVDELVAQASACYPDPVPLQEVLQRAGLQALARRRYGQLSGGQQRAVQFAIALCGRPRVLFLDEPTTGLDIQARQAMWQAIRQLVAEGCGVLLTTHYLEEAEALAQQVVVLEQGRVLADAPLSELRLADRPRRIRCRSRLPIEDVQQWPGVQEVQRDGEHLQLLASPAEPVVARLLAADAQLRELEVQGAALADAFLDMTREAA; this is encoded by the coding sequence ATGGATCCGATCGCCCCGTCGCTGGCCCGCCTGCAGCAGGTGCAGGTGCGCTATAGCGACCATACCGCCCTGCATGGCATCGACCTGCAGGTCCGCGCTGGCCAGGTGCTGGCGCTGCTGGGCCGCAACGGTGCCGGCAAGAGTACCGCGATCAGCGTGCTGTTGGGTCTGCGCCGCGCCGATGCCGGACAGGTCGAGCTGCTCGGCGGTGACCCGCAGCAGCGCAGCAGCCGCCTCGGCCTGGGCGTGATGCTGCAGAGCACCAGCCTGCCGCCGATGCTGCAGGTGGACGAACTGGTGGCGCAGGCCAGCGCCTGCTATCCCGACCCGGTGCCGTTGCAGGAGGTGCTGCAGCGCGCTGGCCTGCAGGCGCTGGCGCGCCGTCGCTATGGCCAGCTGTCCGGCGGCCAGCAGCGTGCCGTGCAGTTCGCCATCGCCCTGTGTGGCCGCCCACGCGTGCTGTTCCTGGATGAGCCCACCACCGGCCTGGACATCCAGGCGCGGCAGGCGATGTGGCAGGCGATCCGGCAGCTGGTGGCCGAAGGCTGCGGTGTGCTGCTGACTACCCACTACCTGGAGGAGGCCGAGGCACTGGCGCAGCAGGTGGTGGTGCTGGAGCAGGGCCGGGTATTGGCCGATGCCCCGCTGAGCGAGCTGCGCCTGGCCGACCGGCCGCGCCGGATTCGTTGCCGCAGCAGGTTGCCCATTGAGGACGTACAGCAGTGGCCGGGCGTGCAGGAGGTACAGCGTGACGGTGAACACCTGCAGTTGCTGGCAAGCCCGGCCGAGCCGGTGGTGGCCCGCCTGCTGGCCGCCGATGCGCAGCTGCGCGAACTGGAAGTACAGGGCGCGGCGCTGGCCGACGCCTTCCTCGACATGACCCGGGAGGCCGCATGA